The following coding sequences are from one Bifidobacterium sp. window:
- a CDS encoding acyl-CoA dehydratase activase-related protein, translating to MTGVKYTKTADTDRRLRPLRVGLDVGSTTVKAVVLGDSNRLSDALFSDYRRHHANVRRCVAQLLGDILESLSRSGQDSQPIQVTITGSGGLGLAKQLGVEFVQEVIAETEAINTTNPEADVIIELGGEDAKITYLKPTPEQRMNGSCAGGTGAFIDQMATLLNVDAQGLNQLASRHKTIYPIASRCGVFAKSDLQPLINDGADKTDLAASIFSAVATQTISGLACGRPIRGNVVFLGGPLFFMPELRNAFATFLEGKAEHYIVPEDAHLFVAYGAALMAQDEMQPNAEQTVTAHDDTGKDTHFTFEELHSLRGIIAALHMLESLPSQARTLRPFFLDDAEREAFNQRHAQSTIPFGKLEQAHGPLFLGIDAGSTTIKATVVDDDNCIVWSTYATHQENPLLAAADIVRSIQEVLPKDCYIARSCATGYGEGLITAGLHVDEGVVETMAHYRAAEEISPGVTSVIDIGGQDMKFMSVTSGVIDSICVNEACSSGCGSFLQTFAQSLGISIQEFTQQALASKAPVDLGSRCTVFMNSSVKQAQKEGATPEDIAAGLCYSVVRNALYKVIKLRDSQSLGSTVVVQGGTFLNDAVLRAFELLTGREVTRPNIAGLMGAYGAALTARIHCVEEESAAAHNQLQRSSILMGADLDGLSMDTTHDVCNLCQNHCKLTITQFQDGSHFVTGNRCERGGDKNKQRSDRPNLYDFKYKRAFAYRRLTPKKATRGDIGIPRALNMYEDYPFWFTLLTSLGFRVMISGRSNHEVFERGMDSIASENICYPAKLVHGHIESLLDKGIHTIFYPCVTYEQELAPDTDNRYNCPVVAHYPVVIEANLAGLQEPDVRFLRPYINLSDRNKLIERIVDIFSWTDVSEEEARIAVAAAYREDAVFKNDIRQEGLRALAYMREHQTRGIVLAGRPYHVDPEINHGIPETICSLGMVVLSEDSICELNPKSMPDFSAFVDEDGQRALESNKNADGFRKTVPAYEGHQRLPLRVENQWAYHSRLYEAARFVGGYKNLQLVQMVSFGCGIDAITTDQVQEILADKNDVYTQLKIDEVSNLGAAKIRLRSLKAAMEERDRSSQDELSSAHHVAPRSVSPSRASEISETASTTTSPEHRVETQEPSALSRYANVRPFSKEMGHKYTVLAPQMSPVHFSLLESVFRSGGYDFRLLQTASQDDINTGTKFVNNDACFPAIIIVGQLVNAFLTGTYDPHKCAVIVTQTGGMCRATNYFGLLRKAMEDAGFGYVPIITLSVNGLNANPGLKATPTLLHRAVKAFYLGDALMECLLRVRPYEMEQGAANELYSVWNTIIRESLEHHGYSETAKNLYGFGKMRYAKLMHNMITAFDKLPLQNIERKPRVGVVGEILVKYHPDANNHVIDVIEDQDCEAVLPGICDFMINGISNAEWNEEHLGTGGKTWVKKLALNIAEQYRKPMLKALRSTHGKFDVPVSIQELRQKASTVTSLGVQAGEGWLLTGEIVDLVQSGTPNIICAQPFACLPNHVTGRGIFGKIRREYPSANIVSIDYDPGASQANQLNRIKLMIAAAKKNEINTASDSCCS from the coding sequence ATGACAGGCGTGAAATATACCAAAACAGCCGATACCGATAGGCGTCTTCGTCCTTTACGTGTTGGTCTCGATGTCGGTTCGACAACGGTTAAAGCTGTGGTTCTTGGCGATTCTAACCGTCTTTCAGATGCCTTGTTTAGCGACTATCGGCGTCACCATGCCAATGTACGACGCTGCGTTGCACAATTACTGGGTGACATTCTCGAGAGTCTGTCGCGTAGTGGTCAGGATTCGCAACCGATTCAAGTGACAATAACTGGCTCGGGTGGTCTAGGACTGGCCAAGCAGTTAGGCGTCGAATTCGTTCAGGAAGTCATCGCTGAAACAGAAGCCATTAACACCACAAACCCTGAGGCTGACGTGATTATCGAACTCGGTGGCGAAGATGCGAAAATCACGTATCTCAAGCCGACACCAGAACAGCGTATGAATGGATCCTGTGCTGGCGGCACTGGTGCTTTCATTGATCAGATGGCAACGCTACTCAACGTAGATGCCCAGGGGCTTAACCAGTTAGCTTCTCGTCACAAGACCATCTATCCTATTGCTTCGCGATGTGGCGTGTTTGCCAAATCTGATTTACAACCCTTAATTAATGATGGTGCTGATAAAACAGATCTTGCAGCATCAATTTTTTCAGCTGTTGCTACTCAAACAATCTCTGGCCTTGCTTGTGGCAGACCAATTCGCGGCAATGTGGTATTTCTTGGTGGACCGCTGTTCTTCATGCCGGAATTACGTAACGCCTTTGCGACCTTTCTCGAAGGTAAAGCTGAGCACTACATCGTTCCTGAAGATGCACATTTGTTTGTGGCATATGGAGCTGCATTAATGGCTCAAGATGAGATGCAGCCGAATGCTGAACAGACGGTGACAGCACATGATGATACCGGCAAAGATACGCATTTTACTTTTGAAGAATTACATTCCTTACGCGGCATAATCGCTGCACTGCATATGCTTGAGTCATTACCATCTCAGGCTAGAACATTGCGTCCCTTCTTCTTGGATGATGCTGAGCGTGAGGCTTTCAATCAACGTCATGCGCAGTCAACTATCCCCTTTGGAAAACTTGAGCAGGCGCACGGGCCGCTGTTCCTAGGCATAGATGCTGGAAGCACTACTATCAAGGCAACTGTGGTAGACGATGACAACTGTATTGTGTGGTCCACATATGCCACTCATCAAGAAAACCCTTTGCTTGCCGCAGCAGATATCGTTCGCAGTATTCAAGAGGTGCTTCCTAAGGACTGCTATATTGCTCGCTCCTGTGCTACAGGATATGGCGAAGGCCTTATCACTGCTGGATTGCATGTCGACGAGGGCGTTGTAGAAACCATGGCACATTACAGGGCTGCCGAAGAGATTAGCCCGGGTGTGACTTCTGTGATTGACATCGGTGGCCAAGATATGAAGTTCATGTCGGTGACTTCCGGCGTGATTGATTCGATATGTGTGAATGAAGCTTGCTCCTCAGGTTGTGGATCCTTCCTGCAGACCTTCGCACAGTCACTGGGTATCAGCATTCAAGAATTTACTCAGCAAGCGCTCGCATCCAAAGCACCTGTTGATCTAGGTTCACGATGCACAGTCTTTATGAATTCTTCAGTCAAGCAAGCACAAAAAGAGGGTGCTACGCCTGAAGATATTGCCGCTGGATTGTGCTATTCGGTAGTGCGCAATGCTTTATATAAGGTTATTAAGCTTCGCGATTCTCAATCCTTAGGTTCCACTGTGGTGGTACAAGGTGGGACGTTCTTGAACGATGCCGTGCTCAGAGCATTTGAACTACTTACCGGTCGAGAAGTGACACGACCTAATATCGCAGGATTGATGGGTGCTTATGGGGCGGCATTAACGGCCCGAATTCACTGTGTTGAAGAAGAATCCGCGGCAGCTCATAATCAGTTGCAACGCAGCTCAATCTTGATGGGCGCTGACCTCGATGGTCTGTCGATGGATACCACACATGATGTATGCAATCTATGCCAAAACCACTGCAAATTAACCATCACACAATTCCAGGATGGTTCACACTTCGTAACCGGCAATCGATGTGAACGCGGAGGAGATAAGAATAAACAGCGTTCAGATCGCCCGAATCTTTATGATTTCAAATATAAACGAGCATTCGCATACCGTCGTTTAACTCCTAAGAAAGCCACACGTGGTGATATTGGTATTCCTAGGGCGTTAAACATGTATGAAGATTACCCTTTCTGGTTTACTTTGCTCACTTCTTTGGGCTTCCGCGTAATGATTTCAGGACGTTCGAATCATGAAGTATTTGAACGTGGCATGGACTCAATTGCTTCAGAAAATATTTGTTACCCTGCCAAACTGGTGCATGGTCATATTGAATCCTTGCTTGATAAAGGAATTCATACGATTTTCTATCCATGCGTGACCTATGAACAAGAACTTGCTCCCGATACAGACAATCGTTACAACTGTCCGGTAGTGGCACACTATCCTGTAGTGATTGAAGCGAATTTGGCAGGATTGCAAGAGCCTGATGTCCGTTTTCTTAGGCCATACATCAATCTTTCTGACAGAAACAAACTCATCGAGCGAATTGTGGACATTTTCTCATGGACTGATGTGAGTGAGGAAGAGGCTCGTATTGCGGTAGCAGCGGCATACCGAGAAGATGCCGTTTTCAAAAACGATATTCGGCAAGAGGGTTTACGCGCATTAGCGTACATGCGTGAGCATCAAACACGAGGAATTGTATTAGCGGGCCGTCCATATCATGTGGACCCAGAAATTAATCATGGTATTCCAGAAACCATCTGTTCTCTAGGCATGGTAGTGCTTTCAGAAGATTCCATATGCGAGCTAAATCCCAAAAGTATGCCTGATTTCAGCGCTTTTGTGGATGAGGATGGTCAGCGTGCATTGGAATCAAATAAGAATGCAGATGGTTTTCGCAAGACTGTACCCGCTTACGAAGGGCATCAGCGGCTTCCTCTGCGCGTTGAGAATCAATGGGCATACCACTCTCGACTATATGAAGCTGCACGTTTTGTTGGAGGATACAAGAATCTACAACTCGTGCAAATGGTGAGTTTCGGCTGTGGTATTGACGCAATCACTACCGATCAAGTGCAAGAGATACTCGCCGACAAGAATGATGTATACACTCAGCTAAAAATTGATGAGGTATCCAACCTTGGTGCTGCAAAGATACGTTTGCGTTCTCTGAAAGCAGCTATGGAGGAGCGCGACAGATCATCGCAGGATGAACTTTCATCAGCTCATCATGTTGCTCCGCGCAGCGTTTCGCCTTCCAGGGCATCTGAGATTAGCGAAACTGCATCTACCACAACCTCACCTGAACACAGAGTTGAGACACAAGAGCCTTCCGCTTTGTCGCGTTATGCTAACGTTCGTCCATTCAGTAAAGAGATGGGCCATAAATACACTGTGCTCGCCCCTCAAATGTCGCCTGTACATTTCTCGCTATTAGAATCTGTGTTTCGTAGTGGTGGATATGACTTCCGATTGTTGCAAACAGCCTCGCAGGATGATATCAATACCGGCACTAAATTCGTCAATAATGATGCCTGTTTCCCTGCAATTATTATCGTGGGGCAGTTAGTTAATGCCTTCCTTACTGGAACATATGATCCTCATAAATGCGCTGTAATCGTGACTCAAACTGGTGGTATGTGTAGAGCTACGAATTATTTCGGGCTGCTTCGCAAAGCGATGGAAGATGCAGGATTTGGATATGTGCCGATTATTACCCTGAGCGTTAACGGTCTGAATGCAAACCCTGGGCTCAAAGCGACCCCGACTTTGCTGCATAGAGCAGTCAAGGCCTTCTATTTAGGTGATGCGCTGATGGAATGCTTGCTTCGTGTGCGACCTTACGAAATGGAGCAGGGAGCAGCCAACGAGCTGTATAGCGTGTGGAACACGATTATTCGTGAAAGCCTCGAACACCATGGCTATTCTGAAACAGCCAAGAATTTGTATGGTTTTGGGAAAATGCGTTATGCGAAGCTGATGCACAATATGATCACAGCTTTTGACAAGTTGCCGTTACAAAACATTGAGCGCAAACCTCGTGTCGGTGTGGTTGGCGAGATACTGGTGAAGTACCACCCCGATGCTAACAACCACGTAATCGATGTGATTGAAGATCAAGATTGCGAGGCGGTTCTTCCTGGTATCTGCGATTTTATGATTAACGGCATATCCAATGCTGAATGGAATGAAGAGCATCTTGGAACCGGCGGTAAGACTTGGGTGAAAAAGCTTGCTCTCAATATTGCTGAGCAATACCGTAAACCGATGCTTAAGGCTTTACGTTCAACACACGGTAAGTTTGATGTGCCGGTATCGATCCAAGAGTTGCGGCAGAAAGCTAGCACTGTTACCTCACTTGGAGTGCAAGCAGGGGAAGGATGGCTGCTCACTGGTGAAATTGTTGATTTGGTGCAGTCTGGAACGCCGAATATCATTTGTGCCCAGCCTTTTGCTTGCCTACCCAACCATGTAACAGGGCGTGGCATATTCGGAAAGATTCGACGCGAATATCCGAGCGCAAACATCGTTTCGATTGATTATGACCCGGGCGCTTCACAGGCTAATCAGCTCAACAGAATCAAACTGATGATTGCCGCTGCAAAGAAAAACGAGATAAATACGGCAAGTGATAGTTGCTGCAGCTGA
- the xseA gene encoding exodeoxyribonuclease VII large subunit, with protein sequence MSETLFSSSSQRGFTSTPHANEQYNDQAPSAPTEIPRLARDTTAEQPWPVSVLSQKFHDAVSKWPGAWIEGQIVEINTRRSGSAYLTVRDNFEDISISVMGFRQFAVMAREFHQGDRVVIHGHPDLWVKQTRLSFMADDIRRVGTGDLKQQIEELRKKLKGEGLFDIERKLALPEFPARIGLVCAPQARAEGDVITNARLRWPTIEFTVVHAHVQGPQCPPDVIAAIQRLDADSSVDVIIVARGGGSFEDLLGFSDEGVVRAAASCQTPLISAVGHEDDWTLIDLAADLRASTPTDAAKRAVPDVNEQLQIVAEGRRRIRDRVTYIVSNESRLIEGYANRPSLTQPLLMLERPQRFVDESGQRLDIALRRIVDDAGLTIEKLHASLTALSPQSTLNRGYAVVQSVTGHVVDNAQTVHSGDELTITLRHGTVLATASTTAPSTPNT encoded by the coding sequence ATGAGCGAAACGCTTTTCTCTTCATCCTCGCAACGTGGATTTACCAGCACACCCCACGCGAACGAGCAATACAACGACCAAGCTCCATCAGCACCTACAGAGATACCAAGGCTGGCACGCGATACCACGGCAGAACAACCTTGGCCTGTGAGCGTACTCAGCCAGAAGTTCCACGATGCCGTCTCAAAATGGCCAGGAGCATGGATTGAGGGGCAAATCGTCGAGATTAATACCAGACGCAGCGGCTCGGCTTACCTCACCGTTAGGGACAACTTCGAAGACATCTCTATCTCAGTGATGGGCTTCCGTCAATTTGCCGTTATGGCTCGCGAATTTCACCAAGGAGACCGCGTAGTTATTCACGGACATCCGGATCTGTGGGTAAAGCAGACACGACTGAGTTTCATGGCTGACGATATTCGTCGCGTTGGTACAGGTGATCTTAAACAACAAATTGAGGAGCTCCGCAAAAAGCTCAAAGGCGAAGGACTATTCGACATTGAGCGTAAATTAGCGTTGCCAGAATTCCCAGCACGTATCGGTTTAGTATGCGCACCCCAAGCACGTGCTGAGGGAGATGTCATCACTAACGCACGTTTACGATGGCCAACCATTGAATTCACTGTGGTACATGCCCATGTTCAAGGCCCCCAGTGCCCGCCTGATGTTATTGCAGCAATTCAACGTCTCGACGCAGACTCTTCAGTCGATGTCATCATTGTTGCCCGCGGCGGAGGAAGTTTTGAAGATTTACTCGGTTTCTCAGATGAGGGTGTGGTTAGGGCAGCGGCATCCTGCCAAACTCCTCTGATTTCTGCAGTCGGCCATGAAGACGATTGGACGCTCATTGATTTAGCAGCCGATCTCAGGGCATCAACTCCAACCGATGCAGCAAAACGAGCAGTGCCAGATGTAAATGAGCAGCTGCAGATAGTTGCTGAGGGACGTCGCCGAATCCGAGACCGCGTTACTTACATAGTCAGTAACGAATCGAGATTAATCGAAGGATATGCCAATCGACCAAGCTTGACCCAGCCGCTTCTCATGCTTGAGCGCCCACAGCGCTTCGTAGATGAATCTGGTCAACGACTAGACATAGCGCTTAGAAGAATAGTCGACGATGCAGGGTTGACTATCGAAAAGTTGCATGCATCACTGACAGCACTGAGCCCACAGTCCACCTTGAACAGAGGATATGCTGTTGTTCAATCTGTGACCGGACACGTTGTAGATAATGCGCAGACCGTTCATAGCGGTGATGAACTGACGATCACACTCAGACACGGGACAGTCCTCGCAACTGCTTCGACAACTGCACCTTCAACACCAAACACCTGA
- a CDS encoding exodeoxyribonuclease VII small subunit: MANTSENKQVSNGETTTTTQPTVASSLSDKEREAISKMPYEQARDQLIQAVQSLEAGGLDLDASMRQWEIGEALAKRAQELLDQVRAKLDDAQAAQSSAGENAGTQSNLE; this comes from the coding sequence ATGGCCAATACATCAGAGAATAAGCAAGTCAGCAACGGTGAGACCACCACAACAACGCAACCCACAGTCGCCAGCAGTCTGAGCGACAAAGAACGCGAAGCTATCTCAAAAATGCCATATGAGCAGGCACGCGACCAACTCATCCAAGCAGTCCAATCACTAGAAGCTGGTGGTCTTGATCTCGACGCGTCAATGAGGCAATGGGAAATAGGCGAAGCTCTCGCCAAACGCGCTCAGGAACTACTCGATCAAGTTCGGGCCAAACTCGACGATGCACAGGCCGCACAATCTAGCGCTGGAGAAAATGCGGGTACTCAGTCCAATTTAGAATAA